In the genome of Primulina eburnea isolate SZY01 chromosome 13, ASM2296580v1, whole genome shotgun sequence, the window aGAGTTGCAGCGTTATCATAAGctataatttttgataaaacgACATGTGTTCGGTCTTATAATTGAAATCAGAGTCGATGTCACGAGTTTGATTATCATTTATTGCAAATAGTTCaattatttagaaaaaaaattgttgaGATATTATAACTGTTTTTCGTAATGCTAAAGTCGTTGTATAAGAAAATCATTTAGGTGAAATGATTAATCAGCTTGATATTAGAGTAGATGTCCAACGAAACAACTTGTTGCTTGAGCTTTATTGATTCTTATGTAAAAATAATGTTtactttaataatattttatggttttatcttattatgacaattactttatatatatactcatataagctgcatagataaagcctttgaatatacaatagataTTATGATGTCTTTCTCTCAACATAAGATctgtaatttctccatttcaagTATATCAACAGAACCgagaaaaattaaaaacaataataGACATTCACCCAGCCACAATCTTGGTTGATGTCACATGAAAATATCACAGGTTATGGATGAAATCAAATTCATATCTAAAGGAAGTAAAGACTTGATATGAATTTGGGGTTCTTGCTTCAGTTTATACTATATCACTCAGCTTCCCTGAAATTTCAAGATTGCCTAAGTAGTTCAAGAAACAGTGCACGAGACAAGGGcaaacaatgattatttgtGCAAATGAGATATTTTGGAGCTATACTTCATCAGTACAACACCAAAACTAACAGGGAAGGGCTCACACAAAGTCTTTCATTTTATCAAGCTAAGAAGGTCAAATACAAATATTCATAAATTTGTCAAAGATCCTCCAATAGAATAAACATCATTTGTTGCTTCATTCACTGAAGATGACATATCTACCAGAATGACATCGAGTCTATGGGTTAGTTTTACAGAGATTGACAAAGTCAAGTTTTCATtcaaattttatcaaaattcTATAATTGGATCATTCTTGATAAAAATTATGATAAGAAAAACAACAAATTTTGCAGAAGAACTATTTGAAAAGAAATCTTTTGCGGAATAGAAAGCTACCAGAGGACAAAGAAACTCTCCGAAAATTTTGTAACATGGCTCATGTGAGAAGATGGTCAGAAAGCATCTGCCCagaatgccaaaaccagaaAGAGTCATAATTCGGGAAAGGTTTTCGACCAATATCTTACCGAAAACATGATGCAGAACAAATCCAAGTGGTGAAAGACCACACAAGTCATGATTTCTTCGAGGACTATAAAAAAGCAGATGATTCCTTGACAGAGATAAAACATACATGTGATCCAATCATTCCATTAGTAGAAAATATACCACCACCAAAACACGATTCCACTTACTAGTGGAAGATGGACCACTCAACGACCCATAAAGACAAACCACCAATTAGTGGTTGAAAGAACTACCGCTTACAAGATGTTGCAACTGGCAGAATAATTTACAAGTTTTGAAGTACAGATTAGTGGCGAAAGGACCAtcactcacaaaatattatTGGCTACAACTGACAAAATAATCTACAAGAGTTGAAGTCCGGATTTAAAATTCACCAAGACTTCTATGTATACCAAGACAGAAAAAAGATAAATAATCATTCAACATAttcatttttttcaaataaattataatatttctCTTTCTAGTTTATGTGTATTGTATTCTGGGCTACTATAATTAGCTAAACAAGTTTATCCTCCTCTACAAGAGGTCACTATGTAATAATATGTTGTATATTTGAATAAAAGAACCAAATCTTATTGCCCCTCTcatatataattttcaaaattaaaattttgctATACAATCTGAGGTAGGAAACAATAAGTGTTGTATTAATTGTCATTGAAAGAATTTACATCAGAAAAACCATCTATTGCGACTATTTGATTAGGAATTGAGAAACAATCTATAAAATCATGTGGATATAACTATACTACAGTATAGTCAAAGAGGTAAAATATTCAGTTTATTATACAGAAACATGTgagttatataaaaaaaatatttgaattatgatatataaagtTGGAAACCTCATGCAGCCGTATGTCTATAAGAACATATCCGATAGATATAACCATGGCACATACCAAATTCAAGGAGATTAAAAgggtatttttggaaaaaagtAAGCAACTAGAGAGCTCAACCAAAAATTTTAGGGATTAAAAAATTATGATAAAGTTGAGTATGAGATTGAGGAGTTAATTTACTCTCTCATCATATTCCAACTCATGCGTCATGCTCGCTGTGCAATTTTCATTATGCAACTACTAGCCATTGTCTTCTTTTTTGTttggctattaaggatgtttggAAAAATACTTCATTTTGGTACTGTCTGAAAAAACATCGTGATGCTTCCTTTCTTGATTGTGCTTTATATGTGTCAAAGAGATTTAACCAGGAGGAATTCGAATTGTTTGTGACACTTTGCTGGGCGATCTGGCGTGAAACTTGTATTCGTAAGCACGATGCCGAGGGTAAGAGCATGAAATTTAGAGCGGATTGGGTTTATGCATTTCTAGATTCGGTTCGCAACTCTAGATTAAAGTGTGATGTATCAGTGATTGCTCCACAAATCTCAGCAGACCATTTATGGAAGCCGCCTCTCCCTAACTTATTTCGACTAGATGTGGATGCGGGATTTGATACCAGGCGTAACAAATTCAGTGTTGGAGCGATAATTAGAGACTCACGAGGAGTGACAATAGGTGCCCATGCTCTTATCATATGTAATCCGGGTGGTGTCCTTGCAGCTGAAATTTTTGCTATTCGTTGTGGTATGGATCTTTGTCTCCAGGTGGGAGTTTTTTCTGTTTGTATCTATTCTGACTCAAAGGAGGCGATTCGAGTAGTTCTCAATCCTGACCTGGACTCTGGCCCTTTGGGTGTCTTGGCTATTGAAGCTAATTCTATGTTCCGAGATAATCATTTTGTGTCGATCAAACACATGCATCGTTCGGCCAATAATGTGGCACATTTTCTTGCTCATAGAGCTTTCAATAACTTTTCTGATGAAATTTGGCTAGATGGAAATATTCCATCTTGGCTTTCTTGTATTGTAAATCGGGATTTACCTACTTAAtataatgaatgtttaattttcaaaaaaaaaaaagagattgAGGAGTTATTGTCAAatcgtaatatatatatatatatatatatatatatatatatatatatatatatatatatatatatatatatatatatatatatgagattGAGGAGTTATTGTCAAatcgtaatatatatatatatatatatattaatttataggATCAAAAGAAGCTAATGTCACATGTTTCAACTTCCCTTCTTAATAGCCTAAAAAAATGGAGACTCACCATAATAATtggaataaattaattggaaaaagTATGTGTGTAAGGACGAGACCCGTTGAAATTGTAGCGATTGAGGTGTGACAGCCtttaatatccaacagaatctCCATCCATCTGTCTCATATATTTATTAttcttatattatattatatatataaataatagtaGTTGAATGAATAttcttatatattatattatatgcattatattatattatataaaggtTAAACGGTGAACtacttttattttgaaatttgataTCTATCGATCGGTCATTTTCCTTGTACTTTTGTGTTTGTCCACATATCTCTTAAAATTCATTTACACCAAAATACGATTTCATCAATTTTAATCTCTTGAGTTTCGCCTTTTATAGGCAAAACATGCGAATCTATCATTACGAAAATATATTACGTGAGTTCAAATTTTATTTCTCCTATATAGTAAATATTTACGtaaagtaaatatattttttaatagtaTTCTTTGTCTTTACTTTATTGAATTTAATGGTACTTCaacttaaatatattttaaaagaaattgcAAATTTGATTCTTCATATACATCTCTTTGCGATTTTAATCATCTACGTtataaaattttagttttaatccattatctttgttttttttattcattttctaTGTACGTGGCGTTGATATATTTCCGGTGTGACCAATTCTGCATAATTACTTCCATGTAAAAAGTATAAAATCGCAAAACAAATTAccaaaaatgctaaaaaaaaaataaagatactCGATTATGATAATATAGTTGATCAAAATCACAAAACATCAACGCGAGAAAAACAATTTCCATATATTTACTTATGTTTTGTACGATTaccattttttgttttttatatatatgagTTTTTGTTGTATGATGAAGAtacttttataaaaaataatacatgtgAAACTTCATGAAGAACCTCATTGTTAATAAATAACTAGCAAGCACTTGACAATcaacataaattaaattttattataaaatataaatttaatgttTGCTAGAATGATTTTTTCAATTttgttatatttaatttatatatgtcattatacatatatagatATTAAAAATTGTTTGAGAATGAAAGCAATTAATAATGCTAACACTATTTCGATCCGTCGTTTTATATGCCattatatgtatataaaaatacCCTTTTCCCTAGTAAGTATcctgggtgtgggggcagtgTCCACACCCAGAATCAATGGCTGAGATTCAATCTCATTaggaaaattttttttaaaaaaaataaaaattgggccagaaaaaattctggcccttggatgTACACCTGCAGGCAGTGTCTGCAGGGGTAGGAAGGAATAATCCCTTTTCCCTCCGTCACTCTTTATctctgtgtgtgtgtctatatataaatatatatatatatatatatatatatatagattggaTCAAAGCAAAGGCAAAAGCTGGGAACAAATAAGccaagaaaaataaaaacatgGCTGCAAACGATAATAAGCAGCATTTACAAGTTGCAGATGATGAAGAAAGCCAAATCAACGCCACCAAGATTCAGCCTGTCTTCTCTACTCCTGAGTAACTACAAATTCTTCCTAGATattcacacacaaacacacacatgtgtgtatgtgtatatatattgcatTCATTTCGTACGATATTTGTACTAttctttttttttgtaaataattGTTTGTTTGATGTTTTTAAGCAGTCCGGAGCCTTGGATGATTGATCCTCAGAAGCAAACAACGAGTGAGATGTGGGGCTTGAATGAGCTTTTGACTATGGATGTAAGAATAAACACATCCATAGCATAATATTCAAAGGATTTATGTATTTTTCTTGAACAAATTGAATGTTCATTCTGTGATATTTGACTTTTTTAGTTTCTTGATGATAACATGTAATAGATGTGGCGAGCATCGGTCGGGGAGATGATCGGAACGGCGGTTCTGGTGTTCATGCTGGACACTATCGTAATATCGACTATACAATCAGACATCAAAATGCCGAACCTAGTGCTGTCGGTACTAGCTGCGATAATAATCGCGATTCTCCTTCTTGCCGTACACCCGGTCTCCGGTGGCCACATAAACCCGATAATCTCATTCTCCGCCGCATTAGTCGGCCTCATATCGATGTCCCGTGCCATAGTCTACATAGCTGCACAGTGCCTTGGTGCAACACTAGGTGCCCTGGCCTTGAAGGCTGTGGTTAGCAGCACAATTGAGCAAAACTTTTCACTCGGGGGGTGTACTATCACAGTCATTTCACCAGGCCCAAATGGGCCGGTCACCATCGGTCTCGGGCTGGGCCAAGCGTTGTGGCTAGAGATAATTTGTAGTTTCATTTTCTTATTCGCCTCGATATGGATGGCCTATGATCATAGGCAAGCAAGTGCATTGGGTCACGTTTTGGTTTTCACGATCGTCGGTGTCGTTTTGGGCCTTCTCGTGTTCGTCTCGACCACGGTTACGGCCCAAAAGGGCTATGCAGGAGCGGGGATGAATCCGGCTAGGTGCCTCGGGCCGGCCATAGTTCGAGGCGGACATCTTTGGGACGGGCATTGGGTGTTTTGGGCCGGGCCGACTATAGCTTGTgctatgttttatttgtacACAAAGATTATTCCCAGCCAGCATCATAAGTCCAAGGCTTATGACCATGATTTCTTCAATGTCATGAAGGTCATGTTTGGAGGTCATACaactaataaataaataaaatgggaaagataataatatattcaCACATATATGTCGATTTTAACTATCTTGTAAGTTGAATATGTTGTACAATTTAGATCCTTTCTTTTGCCAAGAAATAATGGAAATAGTGTCTTTCTGTAACCATCTTTTGTATTTCATTCCTTCGAAAATTAATGGGCAAGTGAACAGTTGTGGAACCACAGTCATTTGCACCCGAGCTAATCCCGTACggtccattttttttttttagtctaGGTAAATCTATTTaagatattaaaaaattatagagTTTAAAATTATAGTCATGATAAAACGATATTTCTGGTTCCATCCTTGCTGGTGGATCAATCTTACATTGTATTTTATAAATCATAGATGGAATTCTTTTGAAAGTGTTTGAGATATTAGCTTTAGGTGAAGCTACTAATGAGGTAAAATTTCACatgaaattaatatatttgtgtattttaaaatctttattttgaaaTCACAAGCACATACTTAAATATGACACTTTTTTCCACGGATTTGGGGATTCACGGGGAAAACCCGAAACGAGGATGGTGATCTCCGATTTGTTCGGGACAGGCTGGGTAACGGTATACCGCAATTTCGGTATGGTATCGATATAATACCTTCTATgcctaatttttcaaaaaaattgttaatctcatcaaaatcacaacaaaataatgttattataataatttttcgGTATATATCGAATTACCGAACATTTCAAAAACATATAAAGATACCAATACCgaataccgtaccgaaattttcggtatccCGTTAATATCGGTATATACGGTATTTTTCGATATGGTATGCACGGTATATCGAaatttcggtattttttcccaGCCCTACCCATGGACATGGTCCTTGAACCATCATCTTGGCCTTGTTATGCTGCTCGGGCTATTCTGAGAGCCCATGTTTGTATGAGTATGTAGTAGTCTGATTGGCTTCCCGGGTTGTTGCATGCTCAGGGATGGTTTTAATGAGCTACTTTTTTCTTATTCGGGCTGGCTGTCAACCCATCTTCTCTTAGCCTCCCGTGTAAAGCTTTCCGTTTCTAGTTTTCTTACTTTTTCCGAGTCCAAAGATGACCCCAGAACCCTTTCTGAGGTTATCAATCAATTAAATTACATTCTCATCGGCATTCTGGACGTGCCTAAACTCAGCCAACTCTTTTACATGGTTCCCGATTGGGTAAAGTACATCGATCTAGCATATGACCTCCAGATGGGTCTAGCTCGGATCGAGACCAGGCAAATTAGAGGTTCAGCTCGTCGGAATCCTTTTTGTGGCATGTCTAGATATTGTTGTCACGAGCTTCATTTGTTTGTTCATCAAGTTGTTCGTTCCACGCACTTAGGCTCAGTGAGAATGTATTGCAAATAAACGATAATGTTGTCCATGATGGGGAAGCATATGCATTGTGGAGATAGATTTGAGAATCCAAAGTTTAATTCCTTGTATGATATTGAGGACTAAACATCAATCGCGCCAACAAGTCTTGTTAGTCGTGAATTATGAATTGGGAATTGCATGATCGCAAACGTGATGATTGGATTCGAATCGAGTCTTTTGAAATCTATGAATTTAtactaattattaaattataatataaacaaaaaaaatcaaattctgtATTATTTTTGTACTTGAAATAAGGTTAAAATATCTTTTCAACTGCCAACCCtcgtttttatttcaaaaaacaaGTATTTATCATGTGCCAAATTTGGTTACGACTAGTTATCGCATTCATTGGCTTACATGGTGTGTGATTTTGCGTGTTTATTGTCCAAAAAACAATTAACAGATAATTTACTGAATTCTTCGATAATTAACAAAATGCATTTAATATGTGATACCCTtgtaagagcccgggtcatggatgacccggaatatcaaatggattcccaaatccgagtaagtctgcaggtggattcttctggagccgggcaggtgcaagcccatgctcgactctccgggcagtcataggcccgggctcttgtataaatctccagggaggcattctacccggccacttcgatatgagcaccgcactcgagtatactagcagaataggatgtgggcgactgtcccatctctgacacc includes:
- the LOC140810047 gene encoding aquaporin PIP1-2-like — protein: MAANDNKQHLQVADDEESQINATKIQPVFSTPDPEPWMIDPQKQTTSEMWGLNELLTMDMWRASVGEMIGTAVLVFMLDTIVISTIQSDIKMPNLVLSVLAAIIIAILLLAVHPVSGGHINPIISFSAALVGLISMSRAIVYIAAQCLGATLGALALKAVVSSTIEQNFSLGGCTITVISPGPNGPVTIGLGLGQALWLEIICSFIFLFASIWMAYDHRQASALGHVLVFTIVGVVLGLLVFVSTTVTAQKGYAGAGMNPARCLGPAIVRGGHLWDGHWVFWAGPTIACAMFYLYTKIIPSQHHKSKAYDHDFFNVMKVMFGGHTTNK